The Culex pipiens pallens isolate TS chromosome 2, TS_CPP_V2, whole genome shotgun sequence DNA window cttttttcattaaaatattgaaaccattgcacagtgggcgaaatggaacccaaaatcggacttaattgaacgcggctggttccctggtatgaaaaatagtgtttcttatgtaaaaaaaatccggggaatcgattggtgatggtttcatccaccgcacgaaacggcaaagggtccattttgccccaattccccatttttttacattttttcttgaaaatcggtctgtatttagagcggagactttatgcggccatcaaaaatgcacttaacttatgtgaaaatgtcccaggaaaaataaccacttgcaccgcaaaaatcatcttgggttcatttaaccccaattccgctatgatagcatttttggccattttcaaatgttaggtcagattttaaaaatctgaaaatatttttatcgtaaagatcagacaatctatatatataaaaaatttcgatggttttgttcgaacgcgaatcagttcaatacggagcgtcagaTCGAGGTGATCTTTGTTGCGATAggttcgtgtaagcccaaggaaggtttatacgcaaACGAAttggcactttggccactctggaaccgattccggagcatcggaaaattgtatggggaaagttacgtaaaatcaaattttgatcacaggaggctgaataagcaacaagaaaaaaacgtcaataaacgaaaaaaaaggcagaacgaagtttgtcgggtaaggcttgtttcacataagaatgacgatttgcacttgctTGTTTGActcatttatgttgatatagaaattaaacaaaataaaaagattgaagaatcagttttgggccaattttcccaaacgcagaataaactaccttttacataatttttatttttatcaatataAATGTgttaaactatcaagtgcaaatcgtcattcttatgtaaaattgtctgatctttacgataaaaatattttaagatttgtaaaatctgacctaacatttgaaaatggccaaaaatgctATCATAGCGAAATTGGGGTCAAATGGACCCTTggtgatttttgcggtgcaagtggttatttttacttgattcctgggacattttcacgtaagttaagtgcatttttgatggccgcataaagcctccgatctaaatacagaccgattttcaagaaaaaacgtaaaaaaatgagGGATTGgtgcaaaatggaccctttgccgtttcgtgcggtggatgaaaccatcaccaatcgattccccggatttttttacataagaaacactctttttcataccagggaaccagccgcgttcaattaagtccgattttgggttccatttcgcccactgtgcattgctcgtaatttcaatttgtatacttttttatttttttgcccccccccctcgactttggtcagagtcgagggacataaacttcaaaaaatatttgcaacggcctaattattttacactaaaaactaGAATACAGTGAAAGTCTATATGATATTCGCGTTGTTTGATACagtaaatcatgaaaattttactgtaTTAAAAACATACGATATgttatgaaaaatttagtattttgcaCTAATAATTGTAATActgtgaaaatttattgaaaatggtCGATTAGAAGATTCATTTACTTACCTTTTCATTCGGAACCTTCAAACTTAGACACATCTCATAGTCGGAGAACGTTTCCGGTCCGGTGTCCACATTGTCACAAAGTCCTCGCAacctaaaattgaaaaatattaagattATAATTCAAAACATTACTTTTACCTACTGCCAGACGAAACTCACCGGTGCAGCAAATGCTCGGCCGCCGAGTCCAGGATCGAGCCCTGCAGCAGAAACTCCTGGTTCGGAATGATGTTCGACTGGAGCGCCTGGTGCAGCAGGTCCACCGCCGGCGTCAACGTGGAGGTGGCCATCGCGGGTTGAAATCCGGAACGAAACGAACCGAAGCAGGCGTCTTCTCTTCGCTTGCGAAGAGACTGaggtaaacaacaacaaaacggaGTTTGACAGCTCGTCGCAGTAGCCGGCTTACGGAGGGTGGTGAGGtgagtttttttaattagttgggtggtgagtATTGTTGGCGGCCATGTTGGATGCGATTGATGTCATGTTTTTTACAGGATTGTTGAGGTTGTTACTTAGCATAATTGTGTCGATCAGTTTATTAGGGTAAGTCAATGTTTCCATTTCTGTCAATCAGTCAAATATCTGTCGTTCTGTCTGTAACAGTTTACAGTCAACTGTCAATTCGAACCAGCAAACTTGTTTACAAGTTGCACCACATTCGTCGTGAAACATTTCCCTTACATCACACTGCACCACTtgcgaatgtaaacaaaaacgcACGAAACAACTTTCAAAGCACACTCTGTCAAAACTCAAGGCAATCTTGTTCTTCGTCTGACCCCTCGCCCACGGACCCCTCATTTTAAAACCCCCTTATGTACTCACTGGTTGTTCATTGTAGAACCAGAGGAGAACCCGTGTGTGTTGACGTTGAAACGTCGTGGTGGACGGTCGGGCCGCGCGATTTCGCGTTTTATTTTCGCGAGTAcatttgtacataaaaaataaatctgcaAATGGGCAGTGTGTAGTTTAAGGAACGGCTTATGTGCATTTACGTACTGGGATTAAAACGGGGAGTCGTAATTTATCCAGTCACGATCCGTGCTCGTGAGTGAGCAGATGACAATAACGCGTCTTCGAGAGTCATTTTCCACTAGGTAAGATTGATTTTTGCTTGGCTACGTTTCATTCTTGGATCGATTTCTTTGACGGTGGTGAACGTCGAAGCAGGGTTTTGTCGGTGAATGTGCGCAATTTGGGTGGATTCCCTCACATCTAGTAGGCGCCTTAATTGTGCaagatttgtttgtaaactatcGACATGGGGTTGGAGAGCCTGTTTGCGAGATATTACATAAACTGCGCTTAAGCTCGATTAGTTCAGAGCCTGCTGCTGCAGCTATTGCTTACcttcttctgtttttttctACCGTTCGCTTAAACGCTCGAATCGCTGTAGGTTTCTGTGTCAGTACAAGCTTTGTCGCGTGTCCAAGCGTGAAATTGGAGTCGTTCACCATCCCCTTGCTTTGTCTTAACCTTCAAGGTCGTTCGCATGGCCTACCTTGATGCATTTCGGTGCAACTTTCGCGCAATTCGAGCTTTTTGGTTCAGTCGACGCCTACTAGGTTGATTCGAACTCCCGTGGTTCATTGACTGAAAGTGCTCCAATCAGCCTCATTATCTTGACTCGTTTATCGCGCTTGCTTTCTTATCTCGGTGACCGGACCATATGGTACACGCACAGCTAAACCAAACAATTGGCCCTCTTCTCTCGGTTTGTGGTTTGTACACAAATCACGTCGTCGTCTGCGGACCACTTGTCATCGCGCGGTGCAACCGCAGCAGGCCTGGAACTTATCAATTTTCCTCTCGGTTTCGTCCAGCGTTCCGCGTTTTGACATGgcttgctttgctttgcttacCCTCAATGTTTACTTTGTCATAAATTACTGTTTCTGTAAACATGCTCTCATTTAGCGTTTCTCCTTTTTTTCTCTGTTACAGCTGATTCGACACCTCCAGTGCACACACCTGAGTTGATAAACTTTAGTCCGTCAGGAAAATGCACATGCACATGTCGTTCTGGTGGGGCGCGGACGTCGGCGATGTGTTCTTCAAGGGGCTGACGGTGAACACGACCGGCGCGATGGTGGCGCTCTGCGTCACGCTGACCGTGCTGTCGATCCTGTACGAGGGCATGAAGGtgagttgattttttaagccctttgcgaaaaaaattaaaaggttaAAAATGAAGTCTAACCGGACGCCACGGACACCTGCCTCTTGGCTGATAAGAGTCAAAAGATACAAATGTGTTGATACCGGGATGACGGGGCTTTCCGTTTActtcaatcaaaattttgtgtgaaataaaaaatgagaGCATTATCAGTCTTAAATGTTTGTCTGTGGTGAGAAGAAAACGTTGGCATCAGCAACATTGTTTCAAATATAATGGATTCTCAGTTACCGTCATCTGAGGTGATTcggaacattgttttgtttgaaaagccgaattaaaaaattactgatttttgttaagtgtaactattttttgaaaaggtcctaagcAATACCttcgtttttgtatttttgtcatttttgtcacgtTTGCTCGTTTGCacgtttgtcatttttgtcatttttgtcatttttgtcatttttgtcatttttgtcatttttgtcatttttgtcatttttgtcatttttgtcatttttgtcatttttgtcatttttgtcatttttgtcatttttgtcatttttgtcatttttgtcatttttgtcatttttgtcatttttgtcatttttgtcatttttgtcatttttgtcatttttgtcatttttgtcatttttgtcatttttgtcatttttgtcatttttgtcatttttgtcatttttgtcatttttgttatttttgtaatttttgtaatttttgtaatttttgtaatttttgtaatttttgtaatttttgtaatttttgtaatttttgtaatttttgtaatttttgtaatttttgtaatttttgtaattttttgtaatttttgtaatttttgtaatttttgtaatttttgtaatttttgtaatttttgtaatttttgtaatttttgtaatttttgtaatttttgtaatttttgtaatttttgtaatttttgtaatttttgtaatttttgtaatttttgtaatttttgtaatttttgtaatttttgtaatttttgtaatttttgtaatttttgtaatttttgtaatttttgtaatttttgtaatttttgtaatttttgtaattttaataatttatgtaatttatgtaatttatgtaatttatgtaatttttgtaatttttgtaatttttgtcatttttgtcatttttgtcatttttgtcatttttgtcatttttgtcatttttgtcatttttgtcatttttgtattttcgtacGCTTTTTATTTCCAAAGGCCAGGCCTACCACGCAAAGTTTATCGCAATTGTGATTCGGAGAAATGAATTCAAGCAGTGTTAAAGAACCGTTATTAGTTTGTGAACTGGACAGATATTTAAATCTAGTTTTAGGGGGTGATTTactgaaattaaattgagtttGAGATTCAGTGCAAACTGACCAGGAATTTTAATCTATTTAaagttgttttatgtttttaaacacttattTACGAATTTACCTTTTTCCAGGTCCACGGCGCCAAGGTGCGTGCCCGCGCGGCCCGCGAGCGCAAACGGTCCGGTTCCTGTCCGCCGCCGAGTGAGTCCGCCACCCTGCTCTCGCTGGAACTCCCCCCGAGCGGACTGCGGCCCCTGTCGCGCCGCGTTTGTGCCTTTCTCGCCGAAGCCACCGTCTTCCTGTTCCACAACATGCTCGGGTACGCCCTCATGCTGACCGTCATGATCTACAACGGGTACCTGTTTGTAGCGGTTGTTGGTGGAATGGCCATCGGGTACTTCCTCTTTGGCCACATGTCCATGAAGGTCAACATGGAGAACGTCCAGGCGCGACAGACGAACGTGATTTGTACGGCACGCTGCCTCCAGACAGGTTAGTCGGGAACTGTTAGTGAAGTGTAACGCGCGCTTGTAACACTAACCCTCGTGTCttgtgtgtatatttttttgtttattctagCCGAATCCTGTGCAATGAGTCATTCCGCACCCTGTCCCTCCTCTGTATGTGACGATCGCTTTTGAGTTTCCCACCATTGAGTTTCACCTTTAATTCTGTTAACCCTCTTTGTGTTTTTTCCCCCACCATCTTTATTCCCACCTTTTTCTAGCGATCCAAGCCACCCCGAAGCAACTATCAAACCCTCTGCTCCTGAAACCCAGATCAACTGTCATTCCCACCATTTTGTTTTCGTCCGCAACGCCTACTGcgtgattttgtttgatttaaaatttccgctcatttttgtttaattttgtttgccaCAATCGTCACACCTTTCACAGATTCGTTCGACCAACCTTCAGCGTCCGCACCCAGTCAGGAATCCGGCGGCGACGACGCTGGACCGTCAACCCGAGTAACCACCGTAGCAGTGTGCCACTGACTTTTCTCAGTGTGGCAGCGATTTATATGCACCCTTTTAACGTTTTCAAGATATTACGTAATCTCAGTGTCTCAAGTCTGGAAATTGCCGTATTTTAGCGTTCGTTTAAGCTCTAGAGAGAAAGAAGAGGAAGCAGCTGTAAGGGTTTCCAAATTAAGCGCACCACCAAAATTCTAAGCCATTTCTAAGCCGTTTAGGGCAGGGTAGATAGTGTAGTGTAGCAAGGGctgaattgcaattttcttctaCGCAGGCCAAACaagaatacaacaaaaaataataactaaaCAAAAAGACAAATATGTAGCATTACTCTGTGATCTGTATATAAATTAGAGGAgcaaacaaaatattacaaaaaagaaGAAGCATACTACTAAAGTCGTACTAAGCCGATGATTTGTCGTTTGCAGCCAATATCGAGTGTACCTTTATAGTTGagaagaaaacacaaaaaatattaaacaaaaaagcaaacgtCGCGAAGCCAATCATATTTAGTCAGTTGGTTGTAATTTGTCGATTAGTTTTCTCCCCCCAGGTTAAATGTGGTGCTGGCTATTTGggtaagatttatttttaaacaccacctttatttttgctaaattttattccagtttttgtgttattttaagaatttattctttgtgtaaactatttttaattctaaGTTATTGCAACATAAAATCATTGCATTGCTTTGGTATCGAATGCTACCGCTGCCAAAATTATTTAGTTAGAGTTCTTATAAAAGATATTGTAAACTTAGAGATATAATAAAGTATCactgttagaaaaaaaaaataaagttgttatTCATAATTTAGataatccacttaaaagattaTCTTATTATCTtattataatattttgattttatattaTTTGGTTTTTCTGTTGAATCCAtgaaaagagttttaaaatttgagctcaACAATTGAAACACGCTTAATACTTCTTATATACATTtgttattttcttttattttaagctTGCATTCAACTTGCATGCAACTTTGCATGCAAGTGAATTGTTTCAACCATCAAAACATCAATATCTTCTGTCAATTCCAAATAAATAAGCCGGGTCTTAAGTATCAAATTTATTTGCATTCTTTTCGCTGCAATGTTTTTAACTAGAGGGTAAAATTACAATTCTGTAATGtaaaattcattgaattttgTGTCTGTTTAAGTAAGTATGGATTCAAATACATATCAATCTGCAATcgttttatttacaaaacatctTCGATTCCAGGAGTATCTTGCCGTACTTACCAACACTTAAGTCACAacaaccgcaaaaaaaaaaaccattacaATCACATTCCTGAAACCGGACTTCACACACCATTCGTTACACAATCACTCGCCGATAGGTCTTGAGGGTGAAAGTCAGAGCGTTGATAGAAGTCTCACGTTGCATCAGTCGCGTTTCGTATCGCGAAAAACGGGACTGATAAACTCAACAAAAATACGCTACAAGCACTCGAAATCATTTTAATTCAAGTCATTCCCCAAAGATGTCCCTGACGAAGCTCCACAGCAGCATATTCCATCCGACGTTGCGCAAGCTCCAGTGCCAGGACGTGGACATTGCGGCCCACAATTTGATGTATCCGATCTTTCTGGTGTGAGTGTCGACttgataaaaatcaatttgaaccGCTATTTGAAATGGTAATTATCACTTGCAGGGAAGATGACGATGCAATTCAGGAGATTCCCAGCATGCCCGGAGTGGCCCGGTACGGGATCAACCCACTTAAGAAGCATTTGACGCCGCTGGTCGAGAAGGGACTGGCGTCGATTTTGCTGTTTGGAGTTGTGGAAAAGTTGCCGAAGGTATGTTGTTTGAATTTCTGCATTTTCTAGTTAGTAATTAAACACAAGAGTCTATTTGAGGGAAGTTATCAGCTAAGGATTCGGTCCGGATTCAATCTAATTGTTGCCAACttattttgataaacttttaGAAGAATGTTGCGTTCTCACTTCTtactgagctatttatcaccTAATTTCAGTTGAAACCGCCTTTTAATAGCTAAACATGAACATTAAATTGCTGAAATTCTATAATTGAGTGCACGATGGAATTACACAAATGAAAATGTTGCACCACCTATTGAATAAAATGTAAGCTCTGGCTTCTTCTGATTATAACGcttcacaaatttaaacttttcgggaatattttttaaaaaaaaggtcaaataaaccaaatccttttattttttgctttttgagtatttttgatttCTATAATTAAGGCtgtttactgcccctgatcacataaatgtcccatatgcattttcatcactttggagttcatgatgcagtttggttcaaaatcgtgtgatctttcaaaagagccttcaacatccagtacttttttctataaatcaggaggaaatcaagttttttggcgaaaacttaacacgaaaccttcaaatgtttaaaaatgcattgactataaaaataaaataatttcacaGAAAAATAGTTTAGAAAGAAATGtttctgattttatttattagacttaaagtttgttttcaaataaattgtttatCTACTTCTGGGCGAAAACTGAGCAAAAATCGTTAATTTACTGATAAGCCTAAAAAATTATAAgctgaattaaataaaaattaaattaaatattaattaagaaattaaacATTGTTGGGCAAATATTCTAGGTCAAAAAAATGCTTGGACTCAAGCTTCTCTGTCTTTAGATTTTGTTCTGTTCTGTTTTTCTTATGCTCTgaaatttgaaggttttttaaaattttgtaaattattatcgaatttactgtaaaaacatttgGTTGGATTTCAGTGTAGAAGTaaaataaatttctaatttgaagtcaagttttcaaaaaaattatgttaaaagtatcacaaaagcTGCAGGCAAATCTACATAtgtaaaaatttgcaatatatcTATGAaccagaattttttttcagatgttatattttattccaAGCTGCgggccaaaatttaaaaagaatgaaaattgtctaatctgatttaaaaaattaaaactaaaagttttaaaaatggaCCTTatattactgcgggcgtcaataattagagttcacgcgcggtgatacgaccgcaaaaTGATGGCCGCATGACAACCGCTGAACAaaattttggctgttgtcaaaggttgccttgagtttttagctgactttttggaaaatattcaaaacaaatcaagttGACAGTCAAATCAAcgtagaatttcagttcaacttgctgatttttacactgcggtagttaggcggcaataatctcctgtcattcacagcgaaggagaaacgtggTTTTATCTTGCAATAAGCAATACAATTTACGgtctattgaacaagtttttcttttttattatatttgtttgCCTTTTTGGTGCAAACTGCTAATAAATCTCGTATTAATTGTAGacaaattgcaatcaaaatgttggaaatttttgtttaaaatattgtttggttt harbors:
- the LOC120429784 gene encoding uncharacterized protein LOC120429784 isoform X1, with the translated sequence MHMHMSFWWGADVGDVFFKGLTVNTTGAMVALCVTLTVLSILYEGMKVHGAKVRARAARERKRSGSCPPPSESATLLSLELPPSGLRPLSRRVCAFLAEATVFLFHNMLGYALMLTVMIYNGYLFVAVVGGMAIGYFLFGHMSMKVNMENVQARQTNVICTARCLQTAESCAMSHSAPCPSSIRSTNLQRPHPVRNPAATTLDRQPE
- the LOC120429784 gene encoding uncharacterized protein LOC120429784 isoform X3, producing the protein MHMHMSFWWGADVGDVFFKGLTVNTTGAMVALCVTLTVLSILYEGMKVHGAKVRARAARERKRSGSCPPPSESATLLSLELPPSGLRPLSRRVCAFLAEATVFLFHNMLGYALMLTVMIYNGYLFVAVVGGMAIGYFLFGHMSMKVNMENVQARQTNVICTARCLQTAESCAMSHSAPCPSSRSKPPRSNYQTLCS
- the LOC120429784 gene encoding uncharacterized protein LOC120429784 isoform X2, which translates into the protein MHMHMSFWWGADVGDVFFKGLTVNTTGAMVALCVTLTVLSILYEGMKVHGAKVRARAARERKRSGSCPPPSESATLLSLELPPSGLRPLSRRVCAFLAEATVFLFHNMLGYALMLTVMIYNGYLFVAVVGGMAIGYFLFGHMSMKVNMENVQARQTNVICTARCLQTDSFDQPSASAPSQESGGDDAGPSTRVTTVAVCH